One genomic window of Peromyscus maniculatus bairdii isolate BWxNUB_F1_BW_parent chromosome 2, HU_Pman_BW_mat_3.1, whole genome shotgun sequence includes the following:
- the Svbp gene encoding small vasohibin-binding protein isoform X1, which yields MTAVPLCRKLRLRSKEETGLGTHSEVRADQEAFRSQAMDPPGRKEKSKVKEPAFRVEKAKQKSAQQELKQRQRAEIYALNRVMTELEQQQFDEFCKQMQPPGE from the exons ATGACTGCTGTCCCATTGTGCAGGAAACTGAGACTCCGAAGTAAGGAGGAGACTGGACTAGGAACGCACAGCGAG GTCCGAGCTGACCAAGAAGCATTCAGAAGCCAAGCCATGGATCCACCTGGCcggaaagaaaaatccaaagttAAAGAACCTGCCTTCAGAGTGGAGAAGGCTAAGCAGAAATCTGCGcagcaggagctgaagcaaagACAAAGAGCTGAG ATCTACGCTCTCAACAGAGTCATGACGGAGCTGGAGCAGCAGCAGTTTGATGAGTTCTGTAAGCAAATGCAGCCACCTGGGGAGTGA
- the Svbp gene encoding small vasohibin-binding protein isoform X2, which yields MDPPGRKEKSKVKEPAFRVEKAKQKSAQQELKQRQRAEIYALNRVMTELEQQQFDEFCKQMQPPGE from the exons ATGGATCCACCTGGCcggaaagaaaaatccaaagttAAAGAACCTGCCTTCAGAGTGGAGAAGGCTAAGCAGAAATCTGCGcagcaggagctgaagcaaagACAAAGAGCTGAG ATCTACGCTCTCAACAGAGTCATGACGGAGCTGGAGCAGCAGCAGTTTGATGAGTTCTGTAAGCAAATGCAGCCACCTGGGGAGTGA
- the Tmem269 gene encoding transmembrane protein 269 isoform X8: protein MTELSWKDVINALSLANMVLGLFSIFCSFSRKPHCASWMLLISFLLDMAIGTMTRHLNICHKLGLELNDFAVFTTFGLASALLLGVEGPLNGFLAVIYVLTTSFRLCFYSTGGPSAYKGLPCPYASCVLASTCLLTKGNTFILCCMASLMILFMIDQSCYPHDEILESENWKKVVYMGGVIMLFLSPFSLTAFYCLIWSLSYIFFPDALWGRGICIKL, encoded by the exons ATGACTGAACTTTCCTGGAAGGATGTTATTAATGCCTTGTCTCTGGCCAACATGGTCCTGGggctcttctccatcttctgcaGCTTCAGCAG GAAACCCCACTGTGCTTCCTGGATGCTGCTGATCAGCTTCCTGTTAGACATGGCAATAGGGACGATGACCAGACACCTCAACATCTGCCACAAATTGG GACTTGAGCTGAATGATTTTGCTGTCTTCACCACCTTTGGCCTGGCTTCGGCTCTGCTGCTCGGTGTGGAAGGGCCTCTGAATGGGTTCCTGGCCGTCATCTATGTCTTAACGACGTCTTTCCGCCTGTGTTTCTATTCAACTG GAGGTCCCTCTGCGTACAAAGGTCTACCCTGCCCCTACGCTTCCTGTGTTTTGGCCTCCACCTGCCTTCTGACTAAGGGCAACACATTTATCCTCTGCTGCATGGCTTCACTCATGATTCTGTTCATGATCGACCAGAGTTGCTACCCACACGATGAGATCCTGGAGTCGGAGAACTGGAAAAAAGTGGTTTATATGGGAG GTGTTATCATGCTGTTCCTCTCCCCGTTCTCACTCACCGCCTTTTACTGCCTCATCTGGTCGCTCTCCTACATCTTCTTCCCAGATGCACTGTGGGGCAGGGGAATTTGCATTAAGCTCTAG
- the Tmem269 gene encoding transmembrane protein 269 isoform X7 — translation MTELSWKDVINALSLANMVLGLFSIFCSFSRKPHCASWMLLISFLLDMAIGTMTRHLNICHKLAGLELNDFAVFTTFGLASALLLGVEGPLNGFLAVIYVLTTSFRLCFYSTGGPSAYKGLPCPYASCVLASTCLLTKGNTFILCCMASLMILFMIDQSCYPHDEILESENWKKVVYMGGVIMLFLSPFSLTAFYCLIWSLSYIFFPDALWGRGICIKL, via the exons ATGACTGAACTTTCCTGGAAGGATGTTATTAATGCCTTGTCTCTGGCCAACATGGTCCTGGggctcttctccatcttctgcaGCTTCAGCAG GAAACCCCACTGTGCTTCCTGGATGCTGCTGATCAGCTTCCTGTTAGACATGGCAATAGGGACGATGACCAGACACCTCAACATCTGCCACAAATTGG CAGGACTTGAGCTGAATGATTTTGCTGTCTTCACCACCTTTGGCCTGGCTTCGGCTCTGCTGCTCGGTGTGGAAGGGCCTCTGAATGGGTTCCTGGCCGTCATCTATGTCTTAACGACGTCTTTCCGCCTGTGTTTCTATTCAACTG GAGGTCCCTCTGCGTACAAAGGTCTACCCTGCCCCTACGCTTCCTGTGTTTTGGCCTCCACCTGCCTTCTGACTAAGGGCAACACATTTATCCTCTGCTGCATGGCTTCACTCATGATTCTGTTCATGATCGACCAGAGTTGCTACCCACACGATGAGATCCTGGAGTCGGAGAACTGGAAAAAAGTGGTTTATATGGGAG GTGTTATCATGCTGTTCCTCTCCCCGTTCTCACTCACCGCCTTTTACTGCCTCATCTGGTCGCTCTCCTACATCTTCTTCCCAGATGCACTGTGGGGCAGGGGAATTTGCATTAAGCTCTAG
- the Tmem269 gene encoding transmembrane protein 269 isoform X5, whose protein sequence is MLDTGEPCLHSSCVPCKKKGRQGQRILSHEQTISQMTELSWKDVINALSLANMVLGLFSIFCSFSRKPHCASWMLLISFLLDMAIGTMTRHLNICHKLAGLELNDFAVFTTFGLASALLLGVEGPLNGFLAVIYVLTTSFRLCFYSTGGPSAYKGLPCPYASCVLASTCLLTKGNTFILCCMASLMILFMIDQSCYPHDEILESENWKKVVYMGGVIMLFLSPFSLTAFYCLIWSLSYIFFPDALWGRGICIKL, encoded by the exons ATGCTTGACACAGGGGAACCCTGTCTGCATTCAAGTTGCGTCCCCtgtaagaaaaaaggaagacaag GTCAGCGCATCTTGAGCCATGAGCAGACCATTTCTCAGATGACTGAACTTTCCTGGAAGGATGTTATTAATGCCTTGTCTCTGGCCAACATGGTCCTGGggctcttctccatcttctgcaGCTTCAGCAG GAAACCCCACTGTGCTTCCTGGATGCTGCTGATCAGCTTCCTGTTAGACATGGCAATAGGGACGATGACCAGACACCTCAACATCTGCCACAAATTGG CAGGACTTGAGCTGAATGATTTTGCTGTCTTCACCACCTTTGGCCTGGCTTCGGCTCTGCTGCTCGGTGTGGAAGGGCCTCTGAATGGGTTCCTGGCCGTCATCTATGTCTTAACGACGTCTTTCCGCCTGTGTTTCTATTCAACTG GAGGTCCCTCTGCGTACAAAGGTCTACCCTGCCCCTACGCTTCCTGTGTTTTGGCCTCCACCTGCCTTCTGACTAAGGGCAACACATTTATCCTCTGCTGCATGGCTTCACTCATGATTCTGTTCATGATCGACCAGAGTTGCTACCCACACGATGAGATCCTGGAGTCGGAGAACTGGAAAAAAGTGGTTTATATGGGAG GTGTTATCATGCTGTTCCTCTCCCCGTTCTCACTCACCGCCTTTTACTGCCTCATCTGGTCGCTCTCCTACATCTTCTTCCCAGATGCACTGTGGGGCAGGGGAATTTGCATTAAGCTCTAG
- the Tmem269 gene encoding transmembrane protein 269 isoform X1: MALSRFKGKKKAGLMLDTGEPCLHSSCVPCKKKGRQGQRILSHEQTISQMTELSWKDVINALSLANMVLGLFSIFCSFSRKPHCASWMLLISFLLDMAIGTMTRHLNICHKLAGLELNDFAVFTTFGLASALLLGVEGPLNGFLAVIYVLTTSFRLCFYSTGGPSAYKGLPCPYASCVLASTCLLTKGNTFILCCMASLMILFMIDQSCYPHDEILESENWKKVVYMGGVIMLFLSPFSLTAFYCLIWSLSYIFFPDALWGRGICIKL; the protein is encoded by the exons ATGGCTCTATCCAGGTTCaaggggaagaagaaagcag GCCTCATGCTTGACACAGGGGAACCCTGTCTGCATTCAAGTTGCGTCCCCtgtaagaaaaaaggaagacaag GTCAGCGCATCTTGAGCCATGAGCAGACCATTTCTCAGATGACTGAACTTTCCTGGAAGGATGTTATTAATGCCTTGTCTCTGGCCAACATGGTCCTGGggctcttctccatcttctgcaGCTTCAGCAG GAAACCCCACTGTGCTTCCTGGATGCTGCTGATCAGCTTCCTGTTAGACATGGCAATAGGGACGATGACCAGACACCTCAACATCTGCCACAAATTGG CAGGACTTGAGCTGAATGATTTTGCTGTCTTCACCACCTTTGGCCTGGCTTCGGCTCTGCTGCTCGGTGTGGAAGGGCCTCTGAATGGGTTCCTGGCCGTCATCTATGTCTTAACGACGTCTTTCCGCCTGTGTTTCTATTCAACTG GAGGTCCCTCTGCGTACAAAGGTCTACCCTGCCCCTACGCTTCCTGTGTTTTGGCCTCCACCTGCCTTCTGACTAAGGGCAACACATTTATCCTCTGCTGCATGGCTTCACTCATGATTCTGTTCATGATCGACCAGAGTTGCTACCCACACGATGAGATCCTGGAGTCGGAGAACTGGAAAAAAGTGGTTTATATGGGAG GTGTTATCATGCTGTTCCTCTCCCCGTTCTCACTCACCGCCTTTTACTGCCTCATCTGGTCGCTCTCCTACATCTTCTTCCCAGATGCACTGTGGGGCAGGGGAATTTGCATTAAGCTCTAG
- the Tmem269 gene encoding transmembrane protein 269 isoform X3 — MRKDKRHHCWRAHLHPHLPLTAAAPGLMLDTGEPCLHSSCVPCKKKGRQGQRILSHEQTISQMTELSWKDVINALSLANMVLGLFSIFCSFSRKPHCASWMLLISFLLDMAIGTMTRHLNICHKLAGLELNDFAVFTTFGLASALLLGVEGPLNGFLAVIYVLTTSFRLCFYSTGGPSAYKGLPCPYASCVLASTCLLTKGNTFILCCMASLMILFMIDQSCYPHDEILESENWKKVVYMGGVIMLFLSPFSLTAFYCLIWSLSYIFFPDALWGRGICIKL; from the exons ATGAGGAAGGACAAAAGACATCACTGCTGGAGAGCACACCTTCATCCTCACCTGCCACTCACGGCGGCGGCGCCTG GCCTCATGCTTGACACAGGGGAACCCTGTCTGCATTCAAGTTGCGTCCCCtgtaagaaaaaaggaagacaag GTCAGCGCATCTTGAGCCATGAGCAGACCATTTCTCAGATGACTGAACTTTCCTGGAAGGATGTTATTAATGCCTTGTCTCTGGCCAACATGGTCCTGGggctcttctccatcttctgcaGCTTCAGCAG GAAACCCCACTGTGCTTCCTGGATGCTGCTGATCAGCTTCCTGTTAGACATGGCAATAGGGACGATGACCAGACACCTCAACATCTGCCACAAATTGG CAGGACTTGAGCTGAATGATTTTGCTGTCTTCACCACCTTTGGCCTGGCTTCGGCTCTGCTGCTCGGTGTGGAAGGGCCTCTGAATGGGTTCCTGGCCGTCATCTATGTCTTAACGACGTCTTTCCGCCTGTGTTTCTATTCAACTG GAGGTCCCTCTGCGTACAAAGGTCTACCCTGCCCCTACGCTTCCTGTGTTTTGGCCTCCACCTGCCTTCTGACTAAGGGCAACACATTTATCCTCTGCTGCATGGCTTCACTCATGATTCTGTTCATGATCGACCAGAGTTGCTACCCACACGATGAGATCCTGGAGTCGGAGAACTGGAAAAAAGTGGTTTATATGGGAG GTGTTATCATGCTGTTCCTCTCCCCGTTCTCACTCACCGCCTTTTACTGCCTCATCTGGTCGCTCTCCTACATCTTCTTCCCAGATGCACTGTGGGGCAGGGGAATTTGCATTAAGCTCTAG
- the Tmem269 gene encoding transmembrane protein 269 isoform X4, whose amino-acid sequence MSDLQASCLTQGNPVCIQVASPVRKKEDKVGEASKECQVTHGQRILSHEQTISQMTELSWKDVINALSLANMVLGLFSIFCSFSRKPHCASWMLLISFLLDMAIGTMTRHLNICHKLAGLELNDFAVFTTFGLASALLLGVEGPLNGFLAVIYVLTTSFRLCFYSTGGPSAYKGLPCPYASCVLASTCLLTKGNTFILCCMASLMILFMIDQSCYPHDEILESENWKKVVYMGGVIMLFLSPFSLTAFYCLIWSLSYIFFPDALWGRGICIKL is encoded by the exons ATGTCTGATCTCCAG GCCTCATGCTTGACACAGGGGAACCCTGTCTGCATTCAAGTTGCGTCCCCtgtaagaaaaaaggaagacaagGTAGGCGAAGCCAGTAAAGAATGCCAGGTGACCCACG GTCAGCGCATCTTGAGCCATGAGCAGACCATTTCTCAGATGACTGAACTTTCCTGGAAGGATGTTATTAATGCCTTGTCTCTGGCCAACATGGTCCTGGggctcttctccatcttctgcaGCTTCAGCAG GAAACCCCACTGTGCTTCCTGGATGCTGCTGATCAGCTTCCTGTTAGACATGGCAATAGGGACGATGACCAGACACCTCAACATCTGCCACAAATTGG CAGGACTTGAGCTGAATGATTTTGCTGTCTTCACCACCTTTGGCCTGGCTTCGGCTCTGCTGCTCGGTGTGGAAGGGCCTCTGAATGGGTTCCTGGCCGTCATCTATGTCTTAACGACGTCTTTCCGCCTGTGTTTCTATTCAACTG GAGGTCCCTCTGCGTACAAAGGTCTACCCTGCCCCTACGCTTCCTGTGTTTTGGCCTCCACCTGCCTTCTGACTAAGGGCAACACATTTATCCTCTGCTGCATGGCTTCACTCATGATTCTGTTCATGATCGACCAGAGTTGCTACCCACACGATGAGATCCTGGAGTCGGAGAACTGGAAAAAAGTGGTTTATATGGGAG GTGTTATCATGCTGTTCCTCTCCCCGTTCTCACTCACCGCCTTTTACTGCCTCATCTGGTCGCTCTCCTACATCTTCTTCCCAGATGCACTGTGGGGCAGGGGAATTTGCATTAAGCTCTAG
- the Tmem269 gene encoding transmembrane protein 269 isoform X6: MLDTGEPCLHSSCVPCKKKGRQGQRILSHEQTISQMTELSWKDVINALSLANMVLGLFSIFCSFSRKPHCASWMLLISFLLDMAIGTMTRHLNICHKLGLELNDFAVFTTFGLASALLLGVEGPLNGFLAVIYVLTTSFRLCFYSTGGPSAYKGLPCPYASCVLASTCLLTKGNTFILCCMASLMILFMIDQSCYPHDEILESENWKKVVYMGGVIMLFLSPFSLTAFYCLIWSLSYIFFPDALWGRGICIKL, encoded by the exons ATGCTTGACACAGGGGAACCCTGTCTGCATTCAAGTTGCGTCCCCtgtaagaaaaaaggaagacaag GTCAGCGCATCTTGAGCCATGAGCAGACCATTTCTCAGATGACTGAACTTTCCTGGAAGGATGTTATTAATGCCTTGTCTCTGGCCAACATGGTCCTGGggctcttctccatcttctgcaGCTTCAGCAG GAAACCCCACTGTGCTTCCTGGATGCTGCTGATCAGCTTCCTGTTAGACATGGCAATAGGGACGATGACCAGACACCTCAACATCTGCCACAAATTGG GACTTGAGCTGAATGATTTTGCTGTCTTCACCACCTTTGGCCTGGCTTCGGCTCTGCTGCTCGGTGTGGAAGGGCCTCTGAATGGGTTCCTGGCCGTCATCTATGTCTTAACGACGTCTTTCCGCCTGTGTTTCTATTCAACTG GAGGTCCCTCTGCGTACAAAGGTCTACCCTGCCCCTACGCTTCCTGTGTTTTGGCCTCCACCTGCCTTCTGACTAAGGGCAACACATTTATCCTCTGCTGCATGGCTTCACTCATGATTCTGTTCATGATCGACCAGAGTTGCTACCCACACGATGAGATCCTGGAGTCGGAGAACTGGAAAAAAGTGGTTTATATGGGAG GTGTTATCATGCTGTTCCTCTCCCCGTTCTCACTCACCGCCTTTTACTGCCTCATCTGGTCGCTCTCCTACATCTTCTTCCCAGATGCACTGTGGGGCAGGGGAATTTGCATTAAGCTCTAG
- the Tmem269 gene encoding transmembrane protein 269 isoform X2 — MALSRFKGKKKAGLMLDTGEPCLHSSCVPCKKKGRQGQRILSHEQTISQMTELSWKDVINALSLANMVLGLFSIFCSFSRKPHCASWMLLISFLLDMAIGTMTRHLNICHKLGLELNDFAVFTTFGLASALLLGVEGPLNGFLAVIYVLTTSFRLCFYSTGGPSAYKGLPCPYASCVLASTCLLTKGNTFILCCMASLMILFMIDQSCYPHDEILESENWKKVVYMGGVIMLFLSPFSLTAFYCLIWSLSYIFFPDALWGRGICIKL; from the exons ATGGCTCTATCCAGGTTCaaggggaagaagaaagcag GCCTCATGCTTGACACAGGGGAACCCTGTCTGCATTCAAGTTGCGTCCCCtgtaagaaaaaaggaagacaag GTCAGCGCATCTTGAGCCATGAGCAGACCATTTCTCAGATGACTGAACTTTCCTGGAAGGATGTTATTAATGCCTTGTCTCTGGCCAACATGGTCCTGGggctcttctccatcttctgcaGCTTCAGCAG GAAACCCCACTGTGCTTCCTGGATGCTGCTGATCAGCTTCCTGTTAGACATGGCAATAGGGACGATGACCAGACACCTCAACATCTGCCACAAATTGG GACTTGAGCTGAATGATTTTGCTGTCTTCACCACCTTTGGCCTGGCTTCGGCTCTGCTGCTCGGTGTGGAAGGGCCTCTGAATGGGTTCCTGGCCGTCATCTATGTCTTAACGACGTCTTTCCGCCTGTGTTTCTATTCAACTG GAGGTCCCTCTGCGTACAAAGGTCTACCCTGCCCCTACGCTTCCTGTGTTTTGGCCTCCACCTGCCTTCTGACTAAGGGCAACACATTTATCCTCTGCTGCATGGCTTCACTCATGATTCTGTTCATGATCGACCAGAGTTGCTACCCACACGATGAGATCCTGGAGTCGGAGAACTGGAAAAAAGTGGTTTATATGGGAG GTGTTATCATGCTGTTCCTCTCCCCGTTCTCACTCACCGCCTTTTACTGCCTCATCTGGTCGCTCTCCTACATCTTCTTCCCAGATGCACTGTGGGGCAGGGGAATTTGCATTAAGCTCTAG